In Emys orbicularis isolate rEmyOrb1 chromosome 12, rEmyOrb1.hap1, whole genome shotgun sequence, one genomic interval encodes:
- the LOC135885996 gene encoding olfactory receptor 5V1-like → MPMENETKVTEFILLGLSSDPQVQIFLFLVFLVIYLVTLVGNILIMLVIRTDSHLHTPMYFFLFHLSFVDICYSSITVPTMLMNFLAEHKIISVNGCITQMFFFILLASTEVFILSAMAYDRYAAICDPLHYMEMMSKGICDQLVSGAWTVGFLYALLNTVFTFKLHFCGPNQIHHFSCELPPLLQLSCTDTFTNQVVLLTSAVILGAISFLLTLISYIHIISTILRIPSVQGKQKAFSTCSSHLIVVGLLYLAAFIQYTKPRSVSSVALDEMFSIQYNILTPMLNPIIYSLKNKEVKKALRNILGKFKFLK, encoded by the coding sequence ATGCCAATGGAAAATGAAACCAAAGTGACTGAATTTATTCTGCTGGGACTTTCCAGTGATCCACAGGTGCAGattttcctcttcctggtgtttttagttatttacctCGTTACTCTGGTTGGGAACATACTGATCATGCTGGTGATAAGAACTGATtctcaccttcacacccccatgtacttcttcctttTCCATTTATCCTTTGTTGATATCTGCTATTCCTCCATCACAGTGCCTACAATGCTGATGAACTTCCTAGCAGAGCACAAAATTATTTCGGTCAATGGCTGCATTACCCAGATGTTCTTCTTTATCCTCTTAGCCAGTACAGAAGTTTTCATTCTTTCAGCAATGGCTTATGATCGCTATGCTGCCATCTGTGACCCATTGCATTACATGGAGATGATGAGCAAAGGGATCTGTGATCAACTGGTGAGTGGGGCATGGACAGTTGGGTTTTTATATGCCCTGCTTAACACGGTTTTCACCTTCaagttgcatttctgtgggcccaATCAAATCCACCATTTCAgctgtgagctccctcccctATTACAACTGTCCTGCACTGATACCTTCACCAATCAAGTGGTGCTTCTCACTTCCGCTGTGATACTTGGAGCGATCTCCTTCCTCCTCACCCTTATCTCCTACATtcacatcatctccaccatcctgaggaTACCCTCTGTGCAGGGCAAGcaaaaagccttctccacctgcagctcccacctgatTGTGGTTGGTTTGTTGTACCTGGCAGCTTTCATCCAGTACACAAAGCCCAGATCAGTCTCCTCTGTGGCTCTGGATGAAATGTTCTCCATCCAGTACAACATCTTGACTcccatgctaaaccccatcatctacagcctgaaaaacaaggaggtgaaaaAAGCCCTAAGGAATATATTGGGGAAATTCAAGTTTCTCAAGTAG